The genomic interval TCGTCGCGGGGATTATCGTACTCGTCCCTGATTCTGTGGTACAGGTCCCAGATAATAACCTCTTCCGATGGTGAGACGTGCAGCGCCTCATTGATCTCGTAATCGAAATACCCGTATCTTTTTATCTGTGTGTGCAGCGAATGGCCGCTGAGATAGTCCTCGTGAAAGAAAATGACAAACCCTTTTTCGGCGAACTGGATATTGCTGACTTCGATGATTTGCCTGGGCTTGGTAAAGACCATGGAGCCATTGTCGTAGTCGTACTTTGTTTTCCCATAAAGCATATGGCCTTCCCTGATCTTTTTCAGTGCGATCATGTAGAAATCACCGGTCAGGCGACCATCTCCGAAGGAATACCGCATCAGCTGCTCACAAGTCATCATGGATAGCAACGGATGTACCGGAGGGGGATAGCCGCTCTTTTGGTGTAGTTCCGCAATAGACATGTAATGACTGATCTTTTTCATGTAGTATTCTATGTAAGGTAAAATTAGGCGATTATCACGTATTTCTGTGCTATTCTTCCGTTGATATGGGCAAAGACCAGGCCGCCCGCCCCGCTAATTTTGCTTTGTCAAATGAATTGATCATTCAATGGAATAGAAGCATGGAAGAAAATCGTTTTTTGGATAAAGTCCTGGATCTGCATGGCGGCGTTACCAGGTGGAAATCGTTTAACAGCGTTCAGGCGCACGTCAAAATCGGGGGAGTTACCTGGAGCATCAAGGGACACGAAGGGGCGCTGGACGATGTCTGGTTTACGGGGCAGCTACATGAGCAACGGGCCAGCTGGAAAGGATTGTTTGGCGGGCAGCTCTCATCCGATTTCACTCCGCAAAAGGTCACCTTGCTGGATGCGAATGACGCCGTCGTCGAAGAGCTGGCCGATCCCCTGGTTTCCTTCAAGGGCCACCAGATCACTACGCCGTGGAGCAGATCGCAGCTGGCCTACTTCAGCAGCTATGCCACCTGGAACTATCTGACCACGCCGTTCAATTTTTTACAAGCGGGCATCGTCGTGAATGAGATGCAACCATGGAAAGACAAGGATGAGACCTGGCGGAGACTGGAGGTGCTCTATCCGGACCATATCGCTACGCACAGCCAACGCCAGGTGTACTATTTTTCGGAAGAGGGCTATCTGAAGCGCCATGATTACTGGCCCCGGGTCCTGGGCGGATCGTCTGCCACCCAGATCCTCGAAGACTACAAGGAGTTCTCCGGGATCAAGACGGCAACAAAAAGAAGGATCTATATCCTTGATGACAAAGACAACAGCTATCAGATGGAGCCAGTACTCGTATCGATCGATGTTCTCGATCTGAAGTTTCAATAACCGCTAAAAATACAACGATGGCAGTAGTCAAAAACAGTTTTGGCAACACACCTACGCAATATATAGAAATAGACGGGGTCGCATATGCATATCGTCGCCTTGGCACGCCAGCCGCAGTGCCACTGATCGGTTATCAGCATTTTACGGGTACCCTTGACAACTGGGACCCGGTCATAATTGATGGTCTTGCCCAATACCGCGAGGTAATCGTTTTCGACAATAGAGGCGTGGGCAATTCAGGGGGCAAGACGCCGGCGACTGTCGCGGAAATGACGGCCGATGCTATTGCCTTCGCCAGCGCTCTGGGAATAAGCCGGTTTGATGTGCTCGGCTTCTCGCTCGGTGGTTTTATCGCCCAGCAGCTTGCCGTGGAGCGGCCGGACCTGGTCAGGAAAATGATCATCGTCGGCGCGGCCCCACAGGGTGCAAAGGTGCTGCAGGCCTTTCCGCAGCTGATCGAAAAGGCAATGAAACTGGAGGAGGCCGAGCGCTTCCTGTTCATTTTCTTTACCGCCTCTGAAGAAAGCCGTGCAAAAGGCCGGGCTACCCTGCAGCGGCTGTATGCCAGAACGGAAGACCGGGACCGGACGACGGCTGCCGAGTCGGTGATGGCGCAATTGAGAGCGATTACGGCGTGGGGGACCGATCCGGTAACCATCGATCTTTCAAAAGTTGCCCATCCAGCGCTGATCGTCCAGGGAAGCAACGACGAGATGATGGATAGCGACAACTCCTATGTCTTGTTTAAGCAGCTGCCAAACGCGGTGCTCAGCTACTACCCTGATGCAGCCCATGGCTCTTTTTTCCAGTATCCAGAGCTGTTTGTCAACGAGGCCAATTTCTTCCTGGACCGGTATTAGGATCTGTTCTTCCTGTTTTCATTGACGTATTAAAGTAGAATACATTTAACTATGAACAGTTTAAAATATGAGTCCATTGACAACTTAAACATCCGTTCCGCTACCAG from Chitinophaga filiformis carries:
- a CDS encoding alpha/beta fold hydrolase codes for the protein MAVVKNSFGNTPTQYIEIDGVAYAYRRLGTPAAVPLIGYQHFTGTLDNWDPVIIDGLAQYREVIVFDNRGVGNSGGKTPATVAEMTADAIAFASALGISRFDVLGFSLGGFIAQQLAVERPDLVRKMIIVGAAPQGAKVLQAFPQLIEKAMKLEEAERFLFIFFTASEESRAKGRATLQRLYARTEDRDRTTAAESVMAQLRAITAWGTDPVTIDLSKVAHPALIVQGSNDEMMDSDNSYVLFKQLPNAVLSYYPDAAHGSFFQYPELFVNEANFFLDRY
- a CDS encoding helix-turn-helix domain-containing protein — protein: MKKISHYMSIAELHQKSGYPPPVHPLLSMMTCEQLMRYSFGDGRLTGDFYMIALKKIREGHMLYGKTKYDYDNGSMVFTKPRQIIEVSNIQFAEKGFVIFFHEDYLSGHSLHTQIKRYGYFDYEINEALHVSPSEEVIIWDLYHRIRDEYDNPRDELTREIILSHIDSMLKYSDRFYRRQFANRSGNLSGTTVRRFEEVLAQYFSSGRHNSNGLPTVNYLAGELGLSSRYLSDVLKLETGKTAIDHVHIYLIKEAKDQLLTSDNNVAGIAYGLGFESPSYFTRLFKKVVGITPGKFKEKYRQN